In one Shinella sp. PSBB067 genomic region, the following are encoded:
- a CDS encoding ATP-binding protein yields the protein MRARRFDKQLQSVFMVLSGLTILVGLVSVAVNSYLVRSQGRVLAESIAIIERTERVALDADLAVSLAGRLATAGTAREVTEIERTLTDRIGSIRNDVLAMDVFLTGATGEIKEAGKALDLVSRMSDTVRRLQAVNASSGKSEAQLVAAGLSLTDLISRQKNLARLRITAGIWEMYSARDGTPRHDLDRLADVDFFAFERLGELGDAAAAMIRLVQGIGGVATQGDVSARSADFRAALDLAEARTPFMPSTAARRKAEDNLRILAAADEADGLITLQHTRLSAVAELGTLSAELRQTLEALAGVAVDGRTQVRARMQDGVAAAGRRAVLLTAGLAAAVVVSLVAGYLVWSRTRTRVVLRLNAVAGRIVAVARGETGQPMPISGHDEIGRLEKSINVLRRRAQDAARLRQSLEAAVLARTADVVAEMRSANAARAEAEELGRAKIHFLARMSHEIRTPLNGLIGMLDLLLPGEKAPPRQSRLQAALTSARDLQAMTEDILAFSSGEDRMGSARLVPFDPALLARDLAEHLQVLSKAGDLEIAVDIPRTLPPALIGDAARIRQVIVNLISNAVKYTRAGKVKLAVSHRPLASPRRHEIAFTVSDTGPGMTPEEVRDAFDIYGRTMDARRRGLPGVGLGLAIVRQLTDMIGGELRVATQVGQGSSFTLALKLEEALPETLTETAAMASPRDGLHVLVVDDDLVSRLVARGYLERMGARVTEAASGEEALAETARFDAILLDRNLPGLRGEEVAARIARNGARVALLTADPVQGDPASFHVDQVLRKPISSRALADFLAQDASPPSQDAADTPERVLRADVADMGDEAAAEIVSAFLDDLAEGVPHLLAGSDHDRRKRLAHRLKGAAANFALHDLCALLGRVETGDAGALAAIAQLSAEADARLRAAAGRAGLQLSSGRTKQ from the coding sequence ATGCGCGCCAGACGTTTCGACAAGCAGCTCCAGTCCGTCTTCATGGTCCTCTCCGGGCTGACCATCCTTGTCGGCCTTGTCTCGGTCGCCGTCAACTCCTACCTCGTGCGGTCCCAGGGGCGTGTGCTTGCCGAAAGCATCGCCATCATCGAGCGCACCGAGAGGGTGGCGCTCGACGCCGATCTTGCCGTGTCGCTGGCCGGCCGGCTGGCCACCGCCGGCACGGCGCGGGAGGTCACCGAGATCGAAAGGACGCTGACCGATCGTATCGGCAGCATCCGCAACGACGTCCTTGCCATGGATGTCTTCCTCACCGGCGCGACGGGCGAAATCAAGGAAGCCGGAAAGGCATTGGACCTCGTTTCCCGGATGAGCGACACCGTGCGCCGCCTCCAGGCTGTCAACGCATCAAGCGGGAAAAGCGAAGCCCAACTCGTCGCCGCGGGATTGAGCCTGACGGACCTGATCTCAAGGCAGAAGAACCTCGCCAGGCTTCGCATCACGGCCGGCATCTGGGAGATGTATTCCGCGCGCGATGGCACGCCAAGGCACGATCTCGACCGGCTCGCGGATGTCGACTTCTTCGCGTTCGAACGGCTTGGCGAGCTGGGCGACGCCGCCGCCGCGATGATCCGTCTCGTGCAGGGGATCGGCGGCGTTGCCACGCAGGGCGACGTTTCCGCCCGGTCGGCCGATTTCCGCGCCGCCCTCGACCTCGCCGAGGCGCGGACGCCCTTCATGCCGTCCACGGCGGCACGCAGGAAGGCAGAGGACAATCTTCGCATCCTGGCTGCCGCCGACGAAGCCGACGGGCTGATCACCCTGCAGCATACGCGGCTTTCGGCAGTCGCCGAGCTCGGCACTCTTTCGGCGGAGCTCCGCCAGACGCTGGAGGCACTGGCGGGCGTTGCAGTTGACGGCCGGACGCAGGTAAGGGCCCGCATGCAGGACGGCGTGGCCGCCGCGGGACGCCGGGCGGTGCTGCTGACGGCCGGGCTTGCCGCCGCCGTCGTTGTTTCCCTTGTCGCCGGTTATCTGGTCTGGTCGCGAACACGCACGCGGGTGGTATTGCGGCTCAATGCGGTTGCCGGGCGCATCGTCGCCGTGGCGCGCGGAGAGACGGGCCAGCCGATGCCGATCAGCGGACATGACGAAATCGGACGGCTGGAGAAATCGATCAACGTCCTGCGCCGGCGCGCGCAGGACGCCGCAAGGCTGCGGCAAAGCCTCGAAGCCGCGGTCCTCGCCCGCACGGCCGACGTGGTGGCCGAAATGCGCTCCGCCAATGCCGCAAGGGCCGAGGCCGAGGAGCTCGGCCGCGCGAAGATCCATTTCCTGGCGCGGATGAGCCACGAGATCCGTACGCCCCTGAACGGCCTGATCGGCATGCTGGATCTCCTGCTGCCCGGCGAGAAGGCCCCGCCGCGCCAGTCGCGGCTTCAGGCGGCCCTGACCTCGGCGCGCGATCTCCAGGCGATGACCGAAGACATACTGGCCTTCTCCAGCGGAGAGGACCGGATGGGCAGCGCGCGGCTCGTCCCGTTCGATCCCGCCCTGCTGGCGCGCGATCTGGCGGAGCACCTGCAAGTCCTTTCAAAGGCCGGCGATCTGGAAATCGCCGTCGACATCCCCCGGACCCTGCCGCCGGCGCTGATCGGCGACGCCGCGCGCATCCGGCAGGTGATCGTGAATCTCATCTCCAACGCCGTGAAATACACGCGCGCCGGAAAGGTGAAACTGGCCGTATCCCACAGGCCGCTCGCAAGCCCTCGCCGACATGAAATCGCTTTCACCGTCTCCGACACCGGGCCGGGAATGACGCCGGAGGAGGTTCGCGATGCCTTCGACATCTACGGCCGCACGATGGATGCCCGCCGCCGGGGCCTGCCTGGCGTGGGGCTCGGCCTTGCCATCGTGCGGCAGCTCACGGACATGATCGGCGGCGAGCTGCGCGTTGCGACGCAGGTCGGCCAGGGCAGCAGCTTCACGCTCGCGCTGAAGCTGGAAGAGGCCCTGCCCGAGACCCTGACGGAAACGGCCGCCATGGCGTCCCCGCGGGACGGCCTTCACGTCCTCGTCGTCGATGACGATCTCGTGAGCCGCCTCGTTGCCCGCGGCTATCTGGAGCGCATGGGTGCGCGCGTGACGGAGGCGGCGAGCGGCGAGGAAGCGCTGGCCGAGACGGCCCGCTTCGACGCGATCCTGCTCGACCGCAACCTGCCGGGGCTGCGCGGCGAGGAGGTCGCCGCCCGCATCGCGCGCAACGGCGCGCGGGTCGCGCTCCTGACGGCCGATCCCGTGCAGGGGGACCCCGCCAGCTTCCATGTGGACCAGGTGCTTCGCAAGCCGATCTCCTCGCGCGCGCTGGCCGATTTCCTCGCGCAGGACGCCAGCCCCCCGTCGCAGGATGCTGCCGATACGCCCGAGCGCGTGCTGAGGGCGGATGTCGCCGACATGGGCGACGAGGCGGCGGCCGAGATCGTATCGGCCTTCCTCGACGATCTGGCGGAGGGCGTGCCGCACCTGCTGGCGGGTTCGGACCACGACCGGCGCAAGCGCCTCGCGCACCGCCTGAAGGGCGCTGCCGCCAACTTCGCGCTGCACGATCTCTGCGCGCTCCTCGGCAGGGTCGAAACCGGGGATGCCGGCGCGCTTGCCGCAATCGCGCAGCTATCGGCGGAGGCGGACGCCCGGCTGCGCGCCGCCGCCGGCCGGGCGGGACTTCAGCTTTCCTCGGGGCGGACGAAGCAGTAG
- a CDS encoding aspartate aminotransferase family protein has translation MSMVNAFSREDFERLGEADKALIARREKVLGPAYRLFYEEPLHLVRGEGVFLHDASGEKYLDAYNNVASVGHCHPRVVEAITAQTAVLNTHTRYLHEGIVDYAETLTATFPDALSQAMFTCTGSEANDLAVRIARFVTGGTGIIATELAYHGLTGAVAEFSPSLGESVTLGPHVRTVPAPDSYRHSPEEMMEKFGRDVEAAIADLKRHGIRPAMLITDTIFSSDGIFAGPKGFLKPAVDAIHAAGGLFVADEVQPGFGRTGEAMWGFERHGVAPDMVTIGKPMGNGYPMAGIVLRPEVIAEFGPRARYFNTFGGNPVAAAAGKAVLDTIRIEGLQQNALEVGTYLMEGLRTLARSHPAIGDVRGAGLFVGVEIVSDPAAKQADAALTTRIVNGLRRRRVLISASGPRANVLKIRPPLVFSRENADMLLEALEDVLKTV, from the coding sequence ATGTCGATGGTGAACGCGTTCTCGCGTGAGGATTTCGAACGGCTGGGCGAGGCGGACAAGGCGCTGATCGCACGGCGCGAGAAGGTGCTCGGCCCCGCCTATCGCCTGTTCTACGAGGAGCCGCTGCATCTGGTGCGCGGCGAAGGCGTCTTCCTCCATGACGCATCGGGCGAGAAATATCTCGACGCCTACAACAACGTCGCCTCGGTCGGCCATTGCCATCCCCGCGTGGTGGAGGCGATCACCGCGCAGACCGCCGTGCTCAACACCCACACCCGCTACCTGCACGAAGGCATCGTCGACTATGCCGAGACGCTGACGGCGACCTTCCCGGACGCGCTCAGCCAGGCGATGTTCACCTGCACCGGCAGCGAGGCGAACGACCTTGCCGTGCGCATCGCCCGCTTCGTCACGGGCGGCACCGGCATCATCGCGACGGAGCTTGCCTATCACGGCCTGACGGGCGCGGTGGCGGAATTCTCCCCCTCGCTCGGCGAATCCGTGACGCTCGGCCCGCATGTGCGCACCGTGCCCGCGCCGGACAGCTACCGCCACTCCCCTGAAGAGATGATGGAGAAGTTCGGCCGAGACGTCGAGGCCGCCATCGCCGATCTCAAGCGCCACGGCATCAGGCCGGCCATGCTGATCACCGACACGATCTTCTCCAGCGACGGCATCTTCGCCGGGCCGAAGGGTTTTCTGAAGCCGGCGGTCGATGCGATCCATGCCGCAGGCGGCCTTTTCGTCGCCGACGAGGTGCAGCCCGGCTTCGGCCGCACGGGCGAGGCCATGTGGGGCTTCGAGCGGCACGGCGTTGCGCCCGACATGGTGACGATCGGCAAGCCGATGGGCAACGGCTATCCGATGGCCGGCATCGTGCTGCGCCCGGAGGTGATCGCCGAATTCGGCCCCCGCGCCCGCTACTTCAACACCTTCGGCGGCAATCCCGTCGCCGCGGCCGCCGGCAAGGCGGTGCTCGACACGATCCGCATCGAGGGCCTGCAGCAGAACGCACTGGAGGTCGGCACCTACCTGATGGAGGGCCTCAGGACCCTCGCCCGCAGCCACCCCGCCATCGGCGACGTGCGCGGCGCCGGCCTCTTCGTCGGCGTCGAGATCGTCTCCGACCCGGCGGCGAAGCAGGCCGACGCGGCGCTGACGACGCGCATCGTCAACGGCCTTCGCCGCCGCCGCGTGCTGATCAGTGCCTCCGGCCCGCGCGCCAATGTGCTCAAGATCCGCCCGCCGCTCGTCTTCTCGCGCGAGAATGCCGACATGCTGCTGGAAGCGCTGGAGGACGTGTTGAAGACCGTCTGA
- a CDS encoding ABC transporter permease — MTSTLKAYALRLFPQVAALAVILVMVSIAFPGFFRLEMQNGRLYGSLIDILNRGAPVALLAIGMTVVIATKGIDLSVGAVMAICGAVAAACITSGYGLVATLLVTLGTGILCGLWNGILVAVLDIQPIIATLVLMVAGRGIAQLITEGAILTFNDPGLIFIGGGSFLGLPMPVVIWIAFGIIVALLVRQTALGMLIEALGVNRRASMLSGVSTGVLLIAAYVLSGLCAAIAGIIAAADIRGADANNAGLWLELDAILAVVVGGTSLLGGRFSIAASLLGALIIQSINTGILLSGFPPEFNLIIKAAIIVLILVIQSPRAQTAFAFLSRPRAGEKKAEQEAK; from the coding sequence ATGACCTCCACGCTGAAAGCCTATGCCCTGCGCCTCTTTCCGCAGGTCGCCGCGCTTGCCGTGATCCTCGTGATGGTCTCCATCGCCTTTCCCGGCTTCTTCCGCCTCGAAATGCAGAACGGCCGGCTCTACGGCAGCCTCATCGATATCCTCAACCGCGGCGCGCCCGTCGCGCTGCTCGCCATCGGCATGACGGTCGTCATCGCCACCAAGGGCATCGACCTTTCGGTCGGCGCGGTCATGGCGATCTGCGGGGCGGTTGCCGCCGCCTGCATCACCTCGGGTTACGGGCTCGTGGCGACGCTGCTCGTCACGCTCGGCACCGGCATTCTCTGCGGCCTGTGGAACGGCATCCTCGTCGCCGTGCTCGATATCCAGCCGATCATCGCCACGCTGGTGCTGATGGTCGCCGGGCGCGGCATCGCGCAGCTCATCACCGAGGGGGCGATCCTCACCTTCAACGATCCAGGGCTGATCTTCATCGGCGGCGGTTCGTTCCTCGGCCTGCCCATGCCCGTCGTCATCTGGATCGCCTTCGGCATTATCGTGGCGCTGCTGGTCCGCCAAACGGCGCTCGGCATGCTGATCGAGGCGCTCGGCGTCAACCGCCGCGCCTCCATGCTCTCGGGCGTTTCAACCGGCGTGCTGCTGATCGCCGCCTATGTGCTGTCGGGCCTGTGCGCCGCCATCGCCGGCATCATCGCGGCGGCCGATATCCGCGGGGCGGACGCCAACAATGCCGGTCTCTGGCTGGAGCTGGACGCGATCCTTGCGGTCGTCGTCGGCGGCACGTCGCTGCTCGGCGGGCGCTTTTCCATCGCGGCCTCGCTGCTCGGCGCGCTGATCATCCAGTCGATCAACACGGGCATCCTGCTTTCCGGCTTCCCGCCCGAATTCAACCTCATCATCAAGGCGGCGATCATCGTGCTGATCCTGGTCATCCAGTCGCCGCGCGCCCAGACGGCCTTCGCCTTCCTCTCCCGCCCCCGGGCCGGCGAGAAGAAGGCGGAACAGGAGGCGAAATGA
- the ytfQ gene encoding galactofuranose ABC transporter, galactofuranose-binding protein YtfQ, which translates to MKFTTALASATILAASMFGVASAADLTVGFSQIGSESGWRAAETTLTKQQAEQRGIDLKFADAQQKQENQIKALRSFIAQGVDAILVAPVVATGWDEVLQEAKDAEIPVILLDRKVDASDDLYMTAVTSDTVHEGNVAGKWLVDTVAGKPCNVVELQGTTGSSPAIDRKKGFEDAIAGHDNLKIVRSQTGDFTRTKGKEVMESFLKAEDGGKNICALYAHNDDMAVGAIQAIKEAGLKPGTDILVVSIDAVPDIFQAMAAGEANATVELTPNMAGPAFDALDAFRKDGTTPPKWIQTESKLYTQADDPAKVYEEKKGLGY; encoded by the coding sequence ATGAAATTCACAACCGCACTCGCGAGTGCCACGATCCTTGCCGCCTCGATGTTCGGTGTCGCATCCGCTGCTGACCTCACGGTGGGCTTTTCGCAGATCGGCTCGGAATCCGGCTGGCGCGCGGCAGAGACGACGCTCACCAAGCAGCAGGCCGAGCAGCGCGGCATCGACCTGAAATTCGCCGATGCGCAGCAGAAGCAGGAAAACCAGATCAAGGCGCTGCGCTCCTTCATCGCGCAGGGCGTCGACGCCATCCTCGTCGCGCCGGTCGTCGCGACGGGCTGGGACGAGGTGCTGCAGGAAGCCAAGGACGCGGAAATCCCGGTCATCCTGCTCGACCGCAAGGTCGATGCGTCGGACGATCTCTACATGACCGCCGTGACCTCCGACACCGTCCATGAGGGCAACGTCGCCGGCAAGTGGCTGGTGGACACGGTCGCCGGCAAGCCCTGCAACGTCGTCGAGCTCCAGGGCACGACCGGCTCCTCGCCGGCCATCGACCGCAAGAAGGGCTTCGAGGACGCCATCGCCGGCCATGACAACCTGAAGATCGTCCGCAGCCAGACCGGCGACTTCACCCGCACGAAGGGCAAGGAAGTCATGGAAAGCTTCCTGAAGGCGGAAGACGGCGGCAAGAACATCTGTGCGCTCTACGCCCATAACGATGACATGGCCGTCGGCGCCATCCAGGCGATCAAGGAAGCCGGCCTGAAGCCGGGCACGGATATCCTCGTCGTCTCCATCGACGCCGTTCCGGATATCTTCCAGGCCATGGCCGCCGGCGAGGCGAACGCCACCGTGGAACTGACGCCGAACATGGCCGGCCCCGCCTTCGACGCGCTCGATGCCTTCCGCAAGGACGGCACGACCCCGCCGAAGTGGATCCAGACGGAATCCAAGCTCTATACCCAGGCCGACGATCCGGCCAAGGTATACGAGGAGAAGAAGGGTCTCGGCTACTGA
- a CDS encoding phosphotransferase, which translates to MSAAFSKTALPAAATLVREVYGIAGEAARLSSERDETFLFTAADGTRYTLKIANPAEDPAALAFQDGALLHLAGHAPSVPVPRLVPTRAGATSHRLATGEGPRIVRLLTFLPGELQYRTPSSTAQSRHIGRALGELDLGLSGYAGRPPAGKLMWDISHTLDLAAVVDSVAPERQAHVEAVLEEFLRMLPAFSALERRQIIHNDFNPHNILVDPAAPERVAGIIDFGDMVEAPLVNDLAVAISYHLFTPDWAERAGAFLEGYLSARPLLPSEAAMLPTLIRARLAMSIIIAEWRSARFPENRSYIMRNHAAAWAGLHNISDLTPAGLKRLAPHLAEA; encoded by the coding sequence ATGTCTGCCGCCTTCAGCAAGACGGCGCTGCCTGCCGCCGCTACGCTCGTGCGCGAGGTCTACGGCATCGCCGGCGAGGCAGCGCGGCTTTCCAGCGAGCGGGACGAGACCTTCCTGTTCACGGCAGCCGACGGCACGCGCTACACGCTGAAGATCGCCAATCCCGCGGAGGATCCGGCCGCGCTCGCCTTCCAGGACGGAGCGCTCCTGCATCTCGCGGGCCACGCGCCGTCTGTGCCCGTTCCCCGGCTGGTGCCGACGCGAGCAGGCGCAACGAGCCACCGGCTCGCGACCGGCGAAGGGCCGCGCATCGTCCGCCTTCTGACCTTCCTTCCCGGCGAGTTGCAATACCGCACCCCGTCCTCCACGGCCCAGAGCCGCCATATCGGCCGCGCGCTCGGCGAACTCGACCTCGGCCTTTCCGGCTATGCCGGCCGCCCGCCGGCGGGCAAGCTGATGTGGGACATCTCGCACACGCTCGACCTTGCCGCCGTGGTGGATTCCGTCGCGCCCGAGCGGCAGGCGCACGTCGAGGCGGTGCTGGAGGAATTCCTTCGCATGCTGCCGGCTTTCTCCGCGCTGGAGCGCCGGCAGATCATCCATAACGACTTCAACCCGCACAATATCCTGGTCGATCCGGCCGCGCCCGAGCGCGTCGCGGGCATCATCGATTTCGGCGACATGGTCGAGGCGCCGCTCGTCAACGATCTCGCGGTGGCGATCTCCTACCATCTCTTCACGCCCGACTGGGCCGAGCGCGCGGGCGCCTTCCTCGAAGGCTACCTTTCCGCCCGGCCGCTTCTCCCGTCGGAAGCCGCGATGCTTCCGACGCTGATACGCGCCCGGCTCGCCATGTCGATCATCATCGCGGAATGGCGCTCGGCGCGCTTTCCCGAGAACCGCAGCTACATCATGCGCAACCACGCCGCCGCCTGGGCGGGGCTGCACAACATATCGGACCTGACGCCGGCCGGGCTCAAGCGGCTGGCGCCCCATCTTGCGGAGGCTTGA
- the yjfF gene encoding galactofuranose ABC transporter, permease protein YjfF → MNPRYLPLTATVAIFLIAYAVCIAQYPNMLSTRVIGNLLTDNAFLGIAAVGMTFVILSGGIDLSIGAVIAFTGVFLAVLLQATSIHPLVAFALALAITTAFGALMGAIIHHLEMPPFIVTLAGMFLARGMAFVLSIDSIPIKHPFYGTLKGLYYKLPGGGRITLIGGLMLVVFAVGILIAHRTRFGANVYALGGGTATARLMGVPIAGTTIGIYALSGFLAGLSGIVFSLYTSAGYSLATVGVELDAIAAVVIGGTLLTGGSGFVAGTLVGILIQGLIQTYITFDGSLSSWWTKILIGLLLFAFILLQKGLIHFTGRRRRYA, encoded by the coding sequence ATGAACCCGCGCTATCTTCCGCTCACCGCCACGGTCGCGATCTTCCTCATCGCCTATGCCGTCTGCATCGCGCAGTACCCGAACATGCTGTCGACGCGGGTGATCGGCAACCTCCTGACCGACAACGCCTTCCTCGGCATCGCCGCCGTCGGCATGACCTTCGTGATCCTGTCGGGCGGCATCGACCTGTCCATCGGCGCGGTCATCGCCTTCACCGGCGTCTTCCTCGCCGTGCTGCTCCAGGCGACATCGATCCACCCGCTCGTCGCCTTCGCACTGGCGCTTGCCATCACCACCGCCTTCGGCGCGCTGATGGGAGCGATCATCCATCACCTCGAAATGCCGCCCTTCATCGTCACGCTGGCCGGCATGTTCCTGGCGCGCGGCATGGCCTTTGTGCTGTCCATCGATTCGATCCCGATCAAGCACCCGTTCTACGGGACCCTGAAGGGGCTCTATTACAAGCTGCCCGGCGGCGGGCGCATCACGCTGATCGGCGGGCTGATGCTGGTGGTCTTTGCAGTGGGTATCCTGATCGCGCACCGCACCCGCTTCGGCGCCAATGTCTATGCGCTCGGCGGCGGCACGGCGACGGCGCGGCTGATGGGCGTGCCGATCGCCGGAACGACGATCGGCATCTACGCGCTCTCGGGCTTCCTCGCGGGCCTTTCGGGCATCGTCTTCTCGCTCTACACCTCGGCCGGCTATTCGCTGGCGACGGTGGGCGTCGAGCTCGACGCCATCGCGGCGGTCGTCATCGGTGGTACGCTGCTGACGGGCGGCTCCGGCTTCGTCGCGGGCACGCTGGTCGGCATCCTCATCCAGGGCCTGATCCAGACCTACATCACCTTCGACGGCTCGCTGTCGAGCTGGTGGACGAAGATCCTCATCGGCCTGCTGCTCTTCGCCTTCATCCTGCTGCAGAAGGGGCTGATCCACTTCACGGGCCGGCGCCGGCGCTACGCCTGA
- the ytfR gene encoding galactofuranose ABC transporter, ATP-binding protein YtfR, whose product MLPDNSHVLSATGIDKIFPGARALNRVDFSLRRGEVHALLGENGAGKSTLVKCLTGAYRRDGGRILVDGVDADPQSTLEAQNLGIGTVYQEVNLLPNLTVAENLFLGRQPKRFGLVNAREMNRRAGALLAEYELDIDVTAELAAYSVAVQQVVAIARAVDLSGKVLILDEPTASLDAHEVAMLFRIVRRLKERGLGIIFITHFLEQVYEISDRITVLRNGQLVGTRETAELSRRELIAMMLGRELVQEVAAEHGAKSEAGQVRFRFRGFGRKGHIQPFDLDVRAGEVVGIAGLLGSGRTETAEILFGAERADSGTAEADGRALDLSSPRAAIREKFGFCPEDRKVDGIIGDLSVRENIALALQARRGWARPISRSEQDRLADDYIKALDIRTSDREKPIKLLSGGNQQKAILARWLATNPDFLILDEPTRGIDVGAHAEIIRLIESLCEKGMSLIVISSELEELVAYSSRVIVLRDRAHVAELTGEKVTTEGIVEAIAAGGRADA is encoded by the coding sequence ATGCTGCCTGACAATTCCCATGTTCTCTCGGCGACGGGGATCGACAAGATCTTCCCGGGCGCCAGGGCGTTGAACCGCGTCGATTTCTCCCTGCGGCGCGGCGAGGTGCATGCGCTGCTCGGCGAGAACGGCGCCGGCAAGTCGACGCTCGTCAAATGCCTGACCGGCGCCTATCGCCGCGACGGCGGACGCATCCTCGTCGACGGCGTGGACGCCGATCCGCAGAGCACGCTGGAAGCGCAGAACCTCGGCATCGGCACGGTCTACCAGGAGGTGAATCTCCTGCCGAACCTCACCGTCGCCGAAAACCTCTTCCTCGGCCGCCAGCCGAAGCGCTTCGGCCTCGTCAACGCCCGCGAGATGAACCGCCGCGCCGGGGCTCTGCTGGCGGAATACGAGCTTGACATCGACGTCACCGCCGAGCTTGCCGCCTATTCCGTGGCGGTGCAGCAGGTCGTCGCCATCGCGCGGGCCGTCGATCTCTCCGGCAAGGTGCTGATCCTCGACGAGCCGACCGCCAGCCTCGACGCCCACGAGGTCGCAATGCTCTTCCGCATCGTGCGCCGGCTCAAGGAACGCGGCCTCGGCATAATCTTCATCACCCACTTCCTCGAACAGGTCTACGAGATCTCCGACCGCATCACCGTGCTGCGCAACGGCCAGCTCGTCGGCACGCGCGAGACGGCGGAGCTTTCGCGCCGCGAGCTGATCGCCATGATGCTCGGCCGCGAGCTGGTGCAGGAAGTCGCCGCCGAGCATGGCGCGAAGAGCGAGGCCGGGCAGGTGCGCTTCCGCTTCCGCGGCTTCGGCCGCAAGGGCCATATCCAGCCCTTCGACCTCGACGTGCGCGCCGGCGAGGTCGTCGGCATCGCCGGCCTGCTCGGCTCGGGCCGCACGGAGACGGCGGAAATCCTCTTCGGCGCCGAGCGCGCCGACAGCGGCACGGCGGAGGCGGACGGGCGCGCGCTCGACCTTTCCTCGCCGCGCGCCGCCATCCGCGAGAAATTCGGCTTCTGTCCGGAAGACCGCAAGGTCGACGGCATCATCGGCGATCTCTCGGTGCGTGAGAACATCGCGCTGGCGCTCCAGGCGCGGCGCGGCTGGGCGCGGCCGATCAGCCGCAGCGAGCAGGACAGGCTTGCCGACGATTATATCAAGGCGCTCGACATCCGCACCAGCGACCGGGAAAAGCCGATCAAGCTGCTCTCCGGCGGCAACCAGCAGAAGGCGATCCTCGCCCGCTGGCTCGCCACCAACCCGGATTTCCTGATCCTCGACGAGCCGACGCGCGGCATCGACGTGGGCGCCCATGCGGAGATCATCCGCCTCATCGAATCCCTCTGCGAGAAAGGTATGTCGCTGATCGTGATCTCCTCCGAACTCGAAGAGCTCGTCGCCTATTCGAGCCGCGTCATCGTGCTGCGCGACCGGGCGCATGTGGCGGAGCTGACCGGCGAGAAGGTCACGACAGAGGGTATCGTCGAAGCCATCGCAGCCGGCGGGAGGGCGGACGCATGA
- the torT gene encoding TMAO reductase system periplasmic protein TorT, protein MKTDWSCLSKRLARMKHAYRRSIHAAIAIACVFFGGAATAGDLCVLVPHFKDEYWLSVAYGIEARAKEKGLTVHFFEAGGYRALSHQVEQIAACEGLNARAILIGAVSSDDGTLLAAVSRAAMHRPVIGLVNELHSDALMARVGVDWSLMGAVIGKHLARTFPAGMPPRHAVLLTGPRESGWTAPLEAGLRSGLEGSALSIDAVLSADTGNAEQLRILEKALAGGSTPDVIVGSAPAIEAAMALHARAGSGPLLIATYISHSVARGLVNGSVAAVPFDNPMLQGRWAVEAAVTAMGGVGRPEPIGPPIELVTKGISPSTLKMSPADYFPSLD, encoded by the coding sequence ATGAAGACGGACTGGAGCTGCTTGTCGAAACGTCTGGCGCGCATGAAGCATGCTTACCGGCGCAGTATTCATGCCGCAATCGCCATCGCCTGCGTCTTTTTCGGCGGTGCGGCGACGGCAGGGGATCTTTGTGTCCTGGTGCCGCATTTCAAGGATGAATACTGGCTCAGCGTGGCCTACGGCATCGAGGCTCGCGCGAAGGAAAAGGGGCTGACCGTTCACTTCTTCGAGGCCGGAGGTTATCGGGCCCTGTCACACCAGGTCGAGCAGATCGCCGCCTGCGAAGGCCTCAATGCGCGCGCCATCCTGATCGGCGCGGTTTCATCCGATGACGGGACGCTGCTCGCCGCCGTGAGCCGCGCCGCGATGCACCGGCCGGTCATCGGCCTTGTGAACGAGCTGCATTCCGATGCGCTCATGGCGCGCGTCGGCGTCGACTGGTCGCTAATGGGGGCCGTGATCGGCAAGCATCTCGCGCGGACGTTCCCGGCCGGGATGCCGCCACGCCACGCGGTCCTTCTCACCGGCCCAAGGGAATCGGGCTGGACGGCGCCGCTGGAGGCGGGCCTTCGGAGCGGCCTGGAGGGCTCGGCCCTCTCGATCGACGCCGTGCTGAGCGCCGACACGGGCAATGCCGAGCAACTAAGGATCCTCGAAAAGGCGCTGGCCGGTGGATCGACGCCGGACGTGATCGTCGGCTCCGCTCCGGCAATCGAGGCCGCCATGGCCCTTCATGCGCGCGCAGGCAGCGGTCCGCTGCTCATCGCCACCTATATCAGTCACAGCGTCGCGCGCGGCCTTGTCAACGGCAGTGTCGCAGCCGTGCCGTTCGATAATCCCATGCTGCAGGGACGATGGGCGGTCGAAGCCGCCGTTACGGCAATGGGCGGCGTCGGGAGGCCGGAACCGATAGGGCCGCCGATCGAGCTGGTCACCAAAGGGATCTCACCGTCCACACTGAAAATGTCGCCTGCGGACTATTTTCCGTCCCTCGATTGA